A region from the Micrococcus cohnii genome encodes:
- a CDS encoding YajQ family cyclic di-GMP-binding protein yields the protein MASDSTFDVVSKVDRQEVSNALNQAQKEIAQRYDFKGVGAQIDFSGEKILMQAASEERVKAVKDVFESKLIKRGISLKSLDAGEPYASGKEYRLEAAIKEGIDQPTAKKITKLIRDEGPKSVKATIQGDELRVSSKSRDDLQATIAMLKDFEDADLQFINFR from the coding sequence GCAAGGTCGACCGTCAGGAGGTCTCCAACGCTCTGAACCAGGCACAGAAGGAGATCGCCCAGCGCTACGACTTCAAGGGCGTCGGCGCGCAGATCGACTTCTCCGGCGAGAAGATCCTCATGCAGGCCGCCTCCGAGGAACGCGTCAAGGCGGTGAAGGACGTGTTCGAGTCGAAGCTCATTAAACGCGGCATCTCGCTGAAGTCCCTCGACGCCGGCGAACCCTACGCCTCCGGCAAGGAGTACCGTCTCGAGGCCGCCATCAAGGAGGGCATCGACCAGCCCACCGCGAAGAAGATCACGAAGCTGATCCGCGACGAGGGCCCCAAGTCCGTGAAGGCCACCATCCAGGGCGACGAGCTGCGCGTGTCCTCGAAGTCCCGCGACGACCTGCAGGCGACCATCGCGATGCTCAAGGACTTCGAGGACGCCGACCTGCAGTTCATCAACTTCCGCTGA